TCTCGATCATCAAATTTCACTGGTTGAGTATTTTTTGGCAAAGCCACTTGTCATCATGATGAAATTATCGATCCGCTGCATTGGTTAAGAAGCAATATACAATAGTTTTAATAGGAGAATAGGATTCGGCAGTCCGGCTTATCATCCTTGTCCCAGTCATCAGCAACAGTAATTCGTGCACGATGAACAAAGCGACGACAGAATTCGTTTGCTGGCCCATTTTTAAGATCAAGCAGCTAACGGTTTTTTCCTTGCACAGGCCCTTGTGGACAGAGGTAGACCCTAATTTTTGGCTCCCTCCGATTTGTATTTGCAGGATTGTAGCGGAGAGGCCGATGGTCTCCATATTCCTAGGACGATTGGGTTTTGTTGATGTTGGCAGTTTTTGGAGTGTTAATGTCCAGTTCATGTGTCGTGAGCGGATGATCTGTCAGCGGATTGATGACGATCAACAGCTGTGGTCTTTCTAAGCTCTCTGGATGGTTTTGATGAGACGCTGGGAGTTAGAAAACGGTTTTGGAGGTGGGCCATGCGATGTGGACGAGCTTTGGCACTGCAAGGTTTCCAAATGGATGATAGGCGATGTGCTTCCTTAACACCGATTATGCAACGGCGGCCAGCCGCACCTTTTTCTTCCAGAAGCAGCTGAGGTTGTTGATGTGCTCGCCGGAAGCATGAGATTTCGTTCGGAGGAGGGATGTGGGTGTTGGTAGAGATAGGCAGTACCTTGCTATACTTTCTACCTACCTCCTGCATCGGTCTGTCCAGAGTTCTTGTTGTCCTGGCGTTGAAGTGATAGTGGTGGTTTTGAGGTTGTTAGTGTAAACGGTGGTCGTCAGcggattattgttttgattcgtTGAGGACTGTTTCTGAGCGGTCGTTTCCCCTGACGGATCTTTCCAGCACCTATTCGCCATCGAAGTGTTTGCCCGGCTGGGTTCACGCAtgatgcatctggaaaatggaTTACATGTATTTCCATGTCTTATTTGCATACTTACTAGTAGTTTGAATTCAAGGAGTTCTCGGACCATATTCGATTCAGACCTTACCGATGTTCGATGGATATTTTCTGTTGTCATCGTCCACTGGAGGAAGGATGCTTTTGATTTTAAACCCGAAGAGCGGTGCCTCTGGAATACATCGTCGTGTGATCTTTGTGATGAGTGCAAATGTAAACAACATTGCCGGTTTTCTCTCACTCTTATTCAGAAACACTCGGTACTGTGACGATGTTTAACCACGAACGCATCATATGCTGTCGGTATCTACTGTTGtcagtttaaataaataattccacaaaaaaactttaaaacctcGGAACGCGATTTTTCATGCATGTTAAGGCAATGAACGACCAATTATGTTAAAAGCCAGTCAAGTAGTTGTTCAATCATCGCTAATTAATCGTTAATTGAAGAAAATCAATCGTAATGCCAAAAATGTTTTGTGAAAACACTGAATTACTTCACAATCGAttggtttttgtttcaattatgcTTAGTAGACTTATAATCAAGTTACAAATTATTGTTTAAGTTGAACGATCCAATCCAATTAACAATAAATGTTTGAACACTGATTACTGAAAGTAATTCGATGCTTTACTATGAGTTATGATGCTTTTAAAGTTgagaaaagtagaaaaagtTTCACACAACGAGTGGCAAAATACAATAAAGGAAGTCATTATTAGTTCTCCATATATTGAAAATTAGTTCTCAATATATTGAAATAATTGTTGGACGAAATGTTTTATTGAGTTAACCCGTATTAGTTAAGACATGTTGGTTGAGAAATGTAATTTCGAATAATGCAGCAAGCGCGAATTGAATTGTGTCGATTTGAAGGTTATTGGAGgcgcagtaatttttttttgtttgttttttacggAGTAAAGGGGGAATGTGAGATAGGGATTATTTGAGTATATTATTTACACCGAATATGTCAATACCTTCATTGACTAACTGCTAACTAAGTGTATTAATTACACCGTGTATGTCTATATCAACATTGACCCATCTGCGATTAAGCGTGTTGGCTCTCACCAGAACTCGCGCAAGCCCTTCGGCCAACGACAACATCGCGAACGGTTTCCCGAGAAAACGCCTGCAGTGGCAGGAAGTGAACTTTCCAGCTAGTTTTCCTAGGCACCTATCTAGCATCCAGGGATTTCCCATTAAGTGCGAATCTGGTGTTTTACAAAGTTACATTCCTCTAATTCCATAGACTGTGCCGTTAGGGCAAATATTATTGTTTCAAGTAAAAACCCCAAAGTTGGCAGAAAAtcttcttctcctccttcctctttttcgtcttcacacgtcaggccggcaaacaatctgcctgttcgcggtcagcatCGGCCTACTTTGGAATCATgtcttggtaatgctcgaagtgGATTTGATGTCACCTGTGCTGATTAAGCGCCAaagactcgttgtttaacgtttttagaggtggttgaaaatgggttgcctgcTTCGGGTTTAACTAATGGGAATAAACCAAGTCTAAACgtacatgcgaaggcttggggaAATTCCCGAAATTCGATTacctgttcttctccttcattccCTGATCCTtacaattttcttgatttgggtgaaattactgaggaaaaaataaaatttttgcatcaaaatttaatggaaatgatgcaacttatgttgaaagcaaattcaatgtttgaagctttccaaacttcttttaattatgctaacaaaattattatgacttaaCGATTCcttcatggatccaaatagatatttaaatattatgaattgtaaatctagatctttgctggctaaccaagatgaattctttttatttttgaaaacagaaaacatacatattgctgccatcactgaaactttttaaagccagacaataacttgaaaagcaatgctttctttaaaattttgcgatatgatcgacttgatcgacaatgtggaggtgtagctattgtcatcaatagccgtctcaaatttagacttcttccttctttcaatacaaaagtcttcgAAAcatttggaattgaattagaaacttctatggggaaaattataattgttgccgtatatttgccttttcaatgcagcggtgaacagaaaaattttttgaagggagatttacaaaaacttaccagaaataaatcaaatttttttattattggtgacttgaaagcaaaacaccgatcttggaataatatttcatcaaattctaatgggaatattttatttaatgactgctctccTGGATATTATacagttgaatatcctaatgggcatacttgtttctcttcgattagaaatccttccacaattgatttggttctaacggatttaggcgagcattgtagtcagttagttactcatgcggaccttgattcagaccaccttccagtaactttttctttatcccaaagtcccattgaaaaccctttaaaatcaacttttaactttcaaaaagctgactgggagcgatataggaattttattgaacgtaatttagatgtaaacgttccactgaattcaatagaagatattgatttggctgtagaaaatttgacaacttcaatagtcaatgctaaagctgcttcaatacctaaagttaaacataaatttaatcaacctttgatcgatgatgatcttcagtttttgatacgactggaaaacattcgtcgacgccaatatcaacgtactagggattcttatttgaaatttatttattgcgaacttcaaaaagagatcaaacgtcgtttaaatttcatccgtaatgaaaattttgctaaagcagtagaggacataaaaccctactcaaagccattttggaaattaactaaaattctgaaaaagccccagaagcaaattcctactttgaaagaaggggataaacttcttttaactaatgcagaaaaactcaaaaattagcccaacaatttgagtctgcccatgattttaatttaaacgttgtaagtccaattgatgctcaaatttccctcgagtttgatgatattctttctaaacaaattgTATTTGAAAGctcctgtgagacaaatattgatgaacttaaattgattttcaaaaaatttaaaaatatgaaagctccgggggaagatgggattttctatattcttattaaaaagttgcctgaaagcgttttaaattttaaagtttaaatcttcaataaatgttttcacttggcttatgttcccaataaatggaaaaatgccaaagtaactccaattttaaaacctggaaaaagtgcttcagagccttcaagttatcgaccaattagtttgcttccttctttaagtaaactatttgagagagttattttgaatgagTTATTTTAATGTGAGTCACCATTCCGactcacattaatcagaattctattttccctgatgaacaatttggttttcgtcatgggcattctactacacatcaacttttgagtgtaactaatatgattaacgctaacaaatctgaaggttattcaactggtgttgctcttcttgatattgaaaaagcttttgacagtgtttggcacaaaggtttggtagctaaattagctcgatttgattttcccgtatatctcaccaaaattatacaaaattatttgactagccgaaccttacaagtaagctatcaaaacttATGCTCTGAAAGgccacccattagagctggtgtccctcaggacagaatacttgggccaattttatacaatatttttacttctgatcttcttGATgtagaaggaaaaggtagaagattatttgctgacgatactttgctttcagccaaaggtcggaatttacgggtggtacgcagtagattgcaacaaaatttaaattcctttttgaaatacttgaaaatgtggaaaatttctcctaacgcttccaaaactcaacttattttatttccccataagccaagagcaaattttttaaaacctaatgaaaatcattccataactatTAATGGGGTTtaattagaatggtctgattacgtgaagtacttgggactcacacttgatcggaatcttacttttaaaaatcacattgaagatattcaatctaaatgtaataaatacactaaatctctttattctctcatcaacagaaAATCCAGACTTTGCCTAAGGAATAAgttgctcatctacaaacaggtggtccgaccagcgataatgtttgcagttccgatttggtctagctgctgcgcgacgaggaaggattcagaacaaggttcttaaaattattttgcggCCTCCACCTTGGCACCGCACCGAAGATCtccatcggattgcgggcattgaatcgatcgaagagatggccaacaacatcatctccaacttcagagattcgttctctctacaattagtttaattttagaatagttttagtttttagttgtaagtttaaaatatttcacactacaggatgttctccttcataaaaatactttattgcgctcagcaaatttaagtcgaataaataaattttagtgaatagtaaactatagggctctggacagttcattattgaactgaacgcataatttaatgtaataatgtaatataactgtaatgatgaattggtacgaataaaaacatatttgaaaaaaagcttctttCATAGTTATTGGAAATTccatgaaaaatataaacccAATGTACGCTTCGTATCTTATAGTTTCTAGGAAACTATTTAACATGTGTTCAAGCGATATAAATATTCAGACGTTGgacagaaaaataaataaatatataaaacaacAATCTACTAAAACCTCTATTCGGTGAagtaaaattcttcaaaaaatcaaattaagtaTTATTTGTTAAGTCATGATGATCAAAACTTACGGAAGATTCATACAAGGAACGATaagttttgttattaaaaatcaatatagaCTCACCGCCCCCTAAGCCCTTCCAACACcctccaaaattcaaaatttagctcACCACGTTAgagaccactttgaaaaccacgaAACGCTGAACGAAAGgctgaaattattttaattggAAATTTTGTTGATGAGTAATGAGCCATACTCAAAAGCGAACGAGATCACCAGAGAAGCGAGGTTTGCTAAAGttaagaaaagataaaaaaaacatctcaatttgaatatttgactgtTAAGTAGGAAATGTGTTATTCTACCTATTTTCTGTGGTGATTTTTAGAGgcttttattaaactttttggAGTTGATCTTTGGAGGGAAGAGTTTCCGTTGAATCCGCAATACTGGTACTGGCTGGTGTTTGACCTTCATTTAGAAGATTGCTatcagattttttgttattagcTAGAAAGGAAGAACAAAACTCAATTAGCTTGTTTAACTCATCGTATAGCAACCTATTTGCAAGAAATAATGTATGAAAAgttggtcatattttttttttaatttaaaaggaaTGCTCACCTAGTGCCTTTCCAAACAAAAGCTTTTCGAGAATCATGACGGGTGATTCGAAGGCCAGAGACCAAACAACGGCCAGCGTAACGGTGTACCCAAAGTCACCCCAGAAGTTATGCACTGCTCGAATATCACCAAAGTAGGATCCATTGCGTACCGAAGCTTGTTGCATCGTTTGCACCGACATGTGCAAAAGGTAGATACAGTAAGACAGTCTACCGAGTGGTTGCCAAATCGATAAGCTGAGAAAGGTATCGATGGGGCCTCCATAGCCATTGACACAGGCGAATACGACCCATCCAAGAGCTATTGCCCAAAATACTCGGCTGCATGCTTCGTATAGAGCGTTTAGGAATAGAGAGGTCTCTTGGAAGTTCTCTGGCTGTTGAAACGGAAAGTCGACAAAAATAACAGTAAGTATCGTGACAATTGCGGCGATCCATCCGGCTGTTACGAATTGCTTTCGAAGGATCACTCGGTGGAGTTTGGTTTCGTGAAGCAGGTATCCAAACATCGCTCCAACAAGCCATGCTCCCATTCGAGTGTGAGTAGGATAGTAGGTGAGGGTCATTTTATTCCGTTCCGGCGATTGTTTTGGGTCCAACATCGACAGTCGCAGTTCGTAAACAAGAAACAATGCTATAACGCATCCCATGGAGAGCAGAATTAGGGCGGCAATTGCTACCAAGGCCTTCCGTCTCCAACGCCATAACGGGTAGATTATCAAGGGTGATAGAATGTATAGCTGCATATCCACCGATAGGTACCAACTGTGCCCCAAACACATCTGGGTTGGATTGACATAGTTCTGAAGATAGAGTAACGCTGACCACCAGTATTTGTCACAGGCTTGTTCCATTCCGAGCAATGTACTGTTCCAAAATGGTCCAGATCCGAAATACTTTAAAACAGTTGCAGTGAGCAGAATTAGTGCAGCAAACGGTGGAGTCAGACGAAGATACCGATGAAGATACATGAGCGGGAGATTCAATCTACTACTGCGGTTAAGCTCCTTCAACAGACTCCAACACACCAGCATTCCACTCATGAGGAAGAACGAATCCACCGAAACAGTTGCGGCTACCACTATCATACTGTGGTAGGATCGGACCCACTgaaacatataaaaataaaaaaagttttaacactTTTCCCTGCAATATTAATTCAAAATACCCACATCAAACACCGAAATTGGATTGACATTCGGGGCCACGATTACCATCAGATAGTTGTGGCAGAATACGATCCAAACCATCGAGAGGACCCGGATTCCGTTGAGGCAATCGATTTGTTCCGATTTCTTGTAGTAATCGAGGTGGGAGCGCTCCTTCAGTACCACTTGGAACAGTTTGAGTCCGTTTGAGTAAAGCGAGAACATGGCTAGCGCCATTCGTGGTTGTCGGGAACGTATTCGTTGGCAAACGTCGTATACGGTGcttaaaattagaagaaaaccAATGGCGCTGAAAATGAATCTGaaagaaaaaagatttattCAGAAAATTTATGTAGGTAGATTCTCAAAAACTTAGAAATGTGTGATAAGATACCCATAAAGATATTGAGACTTGTTTAGGTTTGTAGATCTAAAAGTATTATATAATGTATGAATATAATGACAATTTTTTGGGAGAAATGAGATATTGAAGTTATAGACCGTTTTAAATGCTTCTATGAGTGGAGTAAAGTGTCCTTATTAATAAAACAGGTTTGCTTTctattaacaattttttcaatcatgaaaattttaatataagcACTATTTCTGTTCTACTGTAGAAGAGCTTAATAAGATTTAATAAAGCACATAAAATATTAGATAAATTTAGATTTCACTAAAGATGTTAAGCATTGACGTACAGTTGCGTAGCTCGAAGATTGAAATCAAGAACAGCAGCAAAAATTCTTCTAAATTCGACACGCTgctcagttttgtttttcatgaatGTGTGAAAGGGGTTCTGAAACATTGTGTTCTGgagaagcataaaaaattgtttttccatcaaaatttttttccttcaccaatcgattgcttagtgatgttgattttattaaaatttcaactaagactaacatttcatctgaagactgcaactcgattggacttaaaacaaaaaagttatggctgttcaaagattgcaTTTTGTTGGCAAATTGTCGtctaacacacaatgagtacatttgactgacattgcgttttacaggacaattagCGACAGCCAacaagtccaatcgagttgcagtcttcaggttaaatgttagtcttagtcgaaattaaaaaaaaaacaatttttttgctctccagaacacaatgtctccgaatccctttcacacttgagatgcAGTGCAACCCTTTTCCGTTGTCAGATTCAGCTAAAATTTGTCATATAGCCTTCTGATGATTCCTTCAAGCCATCCAAGTCTTTATTTTGCaagtgttttgatttcaaaataggtatttttttggacgaatttaataaatttaataaaaatatcctaaattgtgatttttattagggattaaaccgtgaatagctcttcacacgatgatacacaCAACATGCTTTGTTCAACAAAGTTTAAGATCACAAAAATTCgtatcttttgatggcattggctacacattttggtcagttgaatacaaaatttttggactaaaaattttttttcttgaaaatagcttgcttattttcaattttgatacaaatttggttcatttttcatttcttacgtgtagtatttaagccaaacaaaattaaaaaaatataacatataagttttgtgaaaatttttggactcagaattgatttaaaatcaagtattttgaaagtggacttttttattcaaagatcgcgtttgcggaacctctaaacatgattttttttagtcggcccgatacaaaagtttatttcccacatcctaatctaccatttggagggtgagcccccagattccaaggcattatgcaattttgggacaccctactggtcatccattaaattttgagagGCAGATCCAAAAAGGAAAGTAATAGCATTTCTCGTAAGAAGGAAGAAATAACATATCTCAACAAAATAAGTAATAACTTTGccaaaattacatattttatcaaaaactttgttaaaataatgtgaaaaattattgtttagTAGCTGGACAATTTTCAtagaaatcaatcaaaaataaggGTAGGTTAAAAAGGGGGTCAGTTTCGAGCAACTAACGATCCCTTTTTTTTGGAACGGATGTTTGCATAAATACCCATTGAAATCAAGTATTTGCGTTCAGGTTTTTCGtagattttctttttaacaaTTGATGAATATTCACTTGTAGATCTAACCAATCTCACTTACAAAATAACagagattttatttttgttagctTTTTGAGAGAAAATCACCTGTTTTTCCTATTTCCCTCTAATTTAAATACCTGCTAAGAGAAACgtcaattacactagtttatagcatttttgaactcagtaaacttcTAATGCGAAaccgggcgctgaatccgaaaatttaattcaaaaaaatctcagtagaaccgttattgagttatgctccaaatatgaaatttcgaaaaaaataaaatcttgtgCTTAGATTAGAATATCTCgaacggcataacagtaatttgaaatccctcttttgcatattgaagatgaataaattttctatcgatctgAACATTGATTTTGCatttgatcaacagtattgttgatatttgtgagtttatgagaaaaacaataataaaaaacgcaattttttagagaaaattttgtttcaacgaaagttttagactcgatggtagcatttataaaatctgattttcttttgcgcttaaatatgaatttataacaaagatttcatgtggttatttatcaaaattggttaaaatttgatgaattatGGCTTCTTTACCATaatctgccgctcatagcaagtccgtcccacttgcgttttcatcatttttcagtttatcgctggAATCATTGTAATTTTATCtgtagtttcaagagaaaactttgttttcagtaCTTTGTTCtaatgaacattgaaaaaaacctcaagtaatTTTGTCCCATTGAACAAATGATCGCAAATCGGTCCCATATGACATAAATCATCGCATGTCGGTCCCACTGCCATAAGAGcccagcaaatgattttcaacaaaatcaaaacagaaaaataatccTTATAAAGCGAGAATCTTTCATTAGCATTTGCAGTGACAGATTCTGTTGATTACTTTGATTAAAAACGCACACAAGTGCTGAATTAACGTTgaactttttacgatttttcatagccgtttttctcatttcaacaaaaacgcaaatgggacggacttgctataaGCGGCagtaatagtattttttgtagtttttcataatttaacgaaccgcagtacacttatcatagtataagaagaatgaaacatgataaatctcactcgcttcaaatcaaaattgtttattagcttaccagaaggtcacatgccaaatttcaggaaaatctgaccatagggaggagttgcttgagtctcaaacgtgaataacattttgaggtattttgcccggaaggatagaaaaatactggtttttcatcaaaaacttctttcatcactagctgatttttttatggttagttttcttaaagcctaagttgagacaaatgtttcacccgaagactgtaactcgaattgatttgaaaaagaaaagttattgcggttccaagattgtatttttgtcgaaaattctcgtataaaacgcaatgcgtaaaaagtactcattgcgtgttggacaaaatttgcggcctttgaactgcaataacttttttacttcaagtccaatcgtgttgcagtcttcgggtgaaatatttgtctcaacttaggctttaaaaaaattaaccataaaaaataatcggctagtgatgaaaaaagttattgatgaaaaaccagtattttttgttcctcccgggcagaaaaccttaaaattttattcacgtttgagactcaagcaacccctccctatggtcagatcttcctgaaacttggcgtgtgaccttctggtaagctaataaataattttgacttgttGCGAGTTAGATTTACCATGtgttattcttcctatactatgataagtgtagtgcggtttgaaaattattaaaaactgcaaaaattacagtaaagtagccataacttcatcaattttcaaccgattttgataaacaaccacttgacatatttgtttcaaattgacatttaagggcaaaagaaaatcagattttttgaatgctaccatcgagtctaaaactttcgttgaaacaaaattttctctctttcgcgttttttattatttttttctcataaagtcactaatatcaataATACTGTTGGTTAAACgcaaaacagtgttcagatgatcgatagaaaacttatttatcttcaatatgcaaaagaggaatttcaaattactgctgtgccgtccgagatattttaatctaagtacaagaacttttttaatttttccgatatttcatatttggagcataactcaaaaacggctctactgagatttttttgaatttaattttcggaCTCAGCGCcggattttacattaaaaatattggtcaattaatcaagttcacgatttttttaaaaattttgtaaactagtgttattattttaaaaaaattttatgttcaacACCTGATTCTTAAAAACTACAGCTAAATACTATCGATCTCTTGAACGAAACAGAAACATGAAATGGGTTTATTAGAAATTAACTTATTGTTCTCAGCATTTCTATCGTTTTCAATTGTTGAAACACTTGTTGGTGTATGAAAGGATTGCAGCCAACGaaggtcatgtcgaatttcgcaaactgaccataaacattttgtagattggctcaAAAACTAACCTGTGTAAGAATTCATCTATATCAGAATGGATTTTAGGGTACCTCAATGAgcttaaattttctgtttttgatCCTCAAAATCCTTTGGTAgaaggaccaaaggaaatcgaaaaaattgagtgtttatttttatgcctaatgacttaaaaatatcgagatctggtgttatctataaatattttttttttcagaaatagatttgaatattttaaaaatcgtcaAAGGAGGGACCAAAACAAATCTGGGAAAACGAAATATTCATTATATGCCAAATGACTAAGAAACGCATGAAACAGTTCTTGACGTGTTTTCCCGAAATAACAAATTTGGGTCAATTTTTGGTCAAAATCTACTTTCTGGAACTTTCAGAAAACAAACCGAGTCCCAGAAAGTTGAAATTtctccaaatttttatttgagacaACACTATATCTTAacatttcatgcatttctaagtcatatagcatcaaaatcaaaattttgacttAGGAATTTTCTTTAATCGCCTTTTTGGtgattttatttacatttgaggACAAATCTGTTTTtcaagataacaaaaaaatttgattttttaagtagTCATTTGACATCaagattaaaatttcgatttctccGATTTCCTATGGTCCCCCAATCTACAAAATAATATATGGtccgttttcaaaattcgttcttaattttttttgccatacaTTCATTGTCATCCTAATGTATAGTTTGAATACCCGTGAACCATATGTTGAGGACGTTTTTTGACATCCGGATTCTACATTTCAGCTCATCAGCTGGAAATATGTTCATCGAAtcacaaaataattaaactagaatccaaaattttacaCGTTTTCTCACCATGAAACTCCAGAAGTGATGTGATATttgttttatatgatttttacaTTAGTGTGAATGTGTATGGAATGGATTAATTTAATATATATAACTTGACTAAATCTACAGCACCAAGCTTCGAGATATCTTTAAACATGAGTCAAAgttaacttcaaacttagaattTCTCAAGGCAACTcattttaataagttcattgaCTTTTAAATGAGGTAAGCGCTTATCCGGGCCAAACAAATCCGAGCTTTTTAAGttgaaaacctggcaaaatccaagtaATTGATTTCAGAATTGTCGACTACAAATCCGATCAatgcaatatccgggcaatgtTGGTGGTAACTcaggaaaaattcaacaaaaattaagaaaaaaaactttaaaaaa
This sequence is a window from Uranotaenia lowii strain MFRU-FL chromosome 3, ASM2978415v1, whole genome shotgun sequence. Protein-coding genes within it:
- the LOC129755580 gene encoding nose resistant to fluoxetine protein 6-like — its product is MDSKRLISWVLIFEAYFRIATGAMQLPGFDSSWWSLWKNGSTENVTECELQIEATISNLWGLQMLDAWGKWPSGILSGNMYDLGHYDQCRKFEYVTHQEDANRSAESIRGRYCLMDVPLTILSDFFNNNTVQRGFPTLGGTPSIKVGTCFPDSCSSQQLRKLINSTLKFEVAMECESPLPPIQTKDIVAIFIFSAIGFLLILSTVYDVCQRIRSRQPRMALAMFSLYSNGLKLFQVVLKERSHLDYYKKSEQIDCLNGIRVLSMVWIVFCHNYLMVIVAPNVNPISVFDWVRSYHSMIVVAATVSVDSFFLMSGMLVCWSLLKELNRSSRLNLPLMYLHRYLRLTPPFAALILLTATVLKYFGSGPFWNSTLLGMEQACDKYWWSALLYLQNYVNPTQMCLGHSWYLSVDMQLYILSPLIIYPLWRWRRKALVAIAALILLSMGCVIALFLVYELRLSMLDPKQSPERNKMTLTYYPTHTRMGAWLVGAMFGYLLHETKLHRVILRKQFVTAGWIAAIVTILTVIFVDFPFQQPENFQETSLFLNALYEACSRVFWAIALGWVVFACVNGYGGPIDTFLSLSIWQPLGRLSYCIYLLHMSVQTMQQASVRNGSYFGDIRAVHNFWGDFGYTVTLAVVWSLAFESPVMILEKLLFGKALANNKKSDSNLLNEGQTPASTSIADSTETLPSKDQLQKV